The Alosa alosa isolate M-15738 ecotype Scorff River chromosome 8, AALO_Geno_1.1, whole genome shotgun sequence genome contains the following window.
AATGGATTGTGTCTCAGGGTGTGTGCATAGTTAGGatggatgtatgtgtatgtgtgtgtgtatgtacgtacCGGAGTGAGGGGGAAGGGGGTTATATGTTCCTCGTGGTATTTGTAATGATTTACAACCAGAATAACGAAGCTCATGCCTTGTTCTGCCCCAATGCGGTTTTATGTTTCAGACTGTTGACCTTAATTTGTGAACATAAATCTCAAACTGCGCCCTCTTTTTTGTGTTTCAGAGAGCTATTGTGGCTATGAGAACCAACTCTTCAAAGGTATGGGAGACCATCAACCCCCTTCACCCACACTCTTCAACTACCTACTAATCCCTAATAAACGATATCCGAGTGGTGACATCAGTAAGACAACACCTATGTGCTCCCAGCTAAACTCTCACAGGATGCAGACTACCTCTCTCGGGGACCTGAGATTGTAATTAAAGCGGATTTAGCATGGAGATTGCAGTAGTGATGTTATAACCCTGGAAACAATTAAAGTATTATAGTGACTCATTTTTCTCTTGTAGAGGAGGATCTGAccggggaggaggaagagatgcCTCCCTTCAGAGGTAAGCGGAAAGCCTGGAGGGCAGAGGAGCTATTTTAAGTCAACTATAGTAATTTGTTTTACTTTGAGAGGCAAGGGATATTTATATTGGGAAGGGGGGGTTGCATCATAAGTAATTGAGCTGGCCCCACGAGTTGTCGTCTGTAAGCTATTTATCAAGTAGAACACAGTCCAGGCCAAGTGTATTTGAGCAAGATGGTACTTTTCGGTCTCAAATGACAAACATGGATATAGGGCTGAGAATTGGGGGTTGTccaaattgtttttttattcgTAAACGGCACAATTGAGTCGCTAGCACGTGTGTCCCTGTGCGTTGCTGCTCATCGCCTGTTAGCCTGCTGCACATACATCTGCAATTACACTCTTGTTTATGTGCGTGCGTTTTTACATCTGTTTCAAATAGCCATACTGAGCCCGGTTGAATGGAGCTGACTGTGGCTCTGGTGTAAACTCTGAAAGAGAGGCCTGTTTGGCAGGGGAGCGGCGCGTGGAGCTTGGCCTAGCTGGGCCAGCAGTTCAGTGGTTAATCATGCTCAATCAAAACAGTTCACAGGCTTTGGGACATGTATTTTGCACCACATTTAGCCCTTTTGCAGAGGACTGTCAGTAagatatttgagtgtgtgtgtgtgtgtgtgtgtgttcacaggaaGGACACGGGGTGGCTGTGTGAAGTGCCAGCAAACACACTCCCTCCAACTGGCTGTGAAGGTGCTCTACGGCTTCCTCGCGTTCCTCATCATTGCTGTGGCGGTGCTGGCTTCCCTTGGTGAGTCCGGGCCcagcaagagacagacagatggacataAAAACAATTGTCTCCTaggttctctctgtctcttatttaatcccttcttctctctccctcccttttctctgtctctaccttccatttgttgttttctgtcataGTCTATCACCATATTATTTCACGAGGTTACACGATAGTTGTGGGTAAAGCCATTATTTCACAGCTGTGCAAACCTTTTAAGGTAACTAAGTTGACttaaaaagcacacattttCAGGCCAATCTCTGCCTGTGAGGACACTCTGGTTTACGGGTTGACCTACTTTGTGGGTCCAAAATTACTTCATCACCCCGAGATTATTCTTGCATAGAAAAAGTGTATTATGGTGCTGAGGTCATTTTCAGATTGTCAAGAGGCTCCTATCAACCTGATCTCAAGTGGGGCTGATCTGGCCTTGATATGATTAAACTCAGATCCTCCAGTGATTCCATAAATCTTGCTCGCTACCAGAACCCCCTTGTGCATGCCCGTAACACCACCCACTTGGGTTTGGCCGGATGGAGGCAGTAATAAACACTATTAATTCCAGATTCGGGGTATAAGTGAGGCCTGCCAGCACCCTGGGTCGAGGCGTCAAGCTTCACCTTCTTTGGCATCGCTCCTCTGATCCAAACTCTCTCCCGCTCCATCACGCTTGAATCACCCACACGCTCCACAACTCGCCTTTTACGACAGAGATGGGGTTTCGATGAATATAGTGAGGTtgttttctgagtgtgtgtgcgtgtgtgtgtgtgtgccccatgATTCCCAGGCATCAGGTGAGTTGACAGGTCTGCCTGGGATGCAGATGTTGGTTtgcctgtgtcagtgtgttgaagatcccccccatcacacacacacatgcacatacacacttccCCCACCTTTTAACAGCCCACCTTCCAGCCCAGCCTCCCCCCACCACGATCGGTATGTGTTTTTATGAGCAAGCTAGGGGTCACATCAAAGTTTATCAGCTTATGACACATCTCTGTGGTGGAAAACAAAGCGAAAACAAAGCAGCGTAAAACTACGAGTTGTGAAACTCAAAAGCGCTGTTGGCCAAGTATCACAGCGGCcaagcgagagaaaaaaaaaacaaagcctCAACATGGAAATTTCCATATCGCTTCAATACATCTGTTTCATATCGGCCCAGGAGTCCAGATGAATGTTTtgttacataataataataagcaatCACCAGATCACATAACAAGCACCACATTGCATTGTATTATCATACTTAgttctatggggaaaaaaagaattaaACCATGATCAATATGCCTGTGTGTTTACAGACAGACCTGAATCTCAAAGGCTATAATGCATAAGGCTATAAACAGCCAGTATCAGCAATGAGTAGTACTGAATATAGTTCCTTTTTTACTCTCAGCACAGCCTGACAGGTGGTACCATGGACATCTGGAACCATTTGCAAAAGGAAGCCTGGATCCAGAATGTATTGTATTAATCCTTTAAGACCCAAATAAGAAATTACTTTGTCAAAGAGTGCCGGAACTCTGTTGTGTTCACCGGAACCATGTCCTCAGGGGAGAGTTCCACAGCTGTGTTTAGCCACATTGTATTGTTTCACGTGCAGTACATTTGGCATGATTTTGCTCTAAGGAGGAATCAATCAATATCTAAACGAATGAACAAATATCTCAATCAgtgcattattttttattttacctccGCAGTGTTTAGGAAAGTTGACAGCTTATCTGAAGAGGAAACATTTTATCAAAAGAAGATAACAAAAGTTTCGCAGAGTATACAAGGTGAGACAACTAATTCACTTCACAGGGATTCATTCTTCATGGAATGCCCAATCCATAGAATGGATTGTATGCAAACACTAAGCATAACTGGCTTTAAAAGCTTTTGAAATACTGACCCACATCTGAGACTGTTACACTTAACATATGGACATAGGCAACACATGGACCCCTCAGTGAGTGAAACAGTGCAGGTGACTGGTATAATGTCTTGGTTAATGTGTTTTTGCAGTCTCATGGTTGCATCCAGTGGTGGGTACTGTGGTCTTCAGAGGTCCATATTTCACAGCAGTCATATTATGTAGTCACATAGGACGGCTTAGCTGCTGCCCATAGAACAAAAGTGAGAAAGCCCATGTAAGATCACAAAGGAGTGTTGTAGCTGAAATAGTCGAGCATATAACTTGCATATTTCTGCTGGGGTTATGTGTTAAATTCTCAGTGAGCACCAATAACAATAAACTGTACACCCACACTGTGATAAGGGAATACAATCATTTGTGAATTAGTTCTTCTAAACAAAAGAGCCAGAGAAAATATTCCCTTTTATAGAAAAGGTTGGTTGCAAGGCTAATGGCTCTGTTGAGCCCAAAGTTTTCAAAAATGCTGACATCGATACTGTTTAGAATACTTCAGATTGCTGTCTCTTTATGGTTGGATGGCTATCACTGAAACTGCCTTTCAAGCTCTGTAATCAGAAACCAAACTTTTAACACAGTCTAGACATAACCAAACTCAAGGAATAAGCTTTccttcccaccagttattttgtgtgtgcatcGCACCCTGAATGGACATGCTAGAGACGTGATGGCTGAATCTGGTATATGATATTGCTGCTGTCACCTATTAGAGCTTGAAGTGTGTAATGTGTTTCTATTCCCTGTACTCCTCTTGAATAAAAAAATTCTCACTTCTGTATCTTAAGATCTTGGAGCAGCCAACAACTGCACAGAATGCTTCAACCTTGCACACTTCCGAGAGGAGGTTGGCAAGCTGAAGAAGGAGTTTGAGGACATCCAAAATCTGGTCCTGGGCCACGATCAGACGTTGCAACAGGCCACTCAGACACAGAGTACTCTCTCACAGTCCAACAACAGGATGTTCAGGGACCTCCAGAGCTATGCTGTCACCATGAAGTGGATTAACCAGTCGCTCACCCAGTACCTCCACCAGGTGAATGGATGGCAGGTGGTGATGAACGAGACGGACCAGGGCATGAAGACCCTGGTCCAGGACCAGTATGACCTCAAAATGACGGTACAGACGGTGAACACGACAGTGGGGTTGAGCGCAATGTGGATCGATGCGCTGCAACGCAAAGCCGACGAGGACACACTTGTGCTGCAGAAGATGACAACGGAGTGGCAGAACTACAGCCGCATCCTGGGTTCGCTCAAGTCTAACTCGAGCGCCACCATGCAGTCGGTGCGCAGTGTCCAGAGCGGCATCTCGGCCACCCACCAGCGCATCAGCCTGAGCTCGGAGATGGTCCACGACCTGACGCTGCAGGTAATGAACCTGCAGATGCAGCTGGACAACGTCTCATCGTTCATTGACGAGCACGAGGAGAACATGCACGATCACCAGTACCACTCGCGGTACTACGAGAACCGTACCAGCGAGCGCTTTGGCACATTGGAAGCCCGCATGGGTGCCATTGAGATGGAGATCGACACCATCTCGTCCAGCATCAATGCCACCGTCAGCCACGTGCAGAGCATGTACAAGTACATCAACATCGAGAGCTCCTCGTGTCAGACGAGGCTCGGGAGCCACACGGAGGATCTGCAGAACCTCAACAACACGGTGCTTCTGCTGTTGCACTTAGCCGACACGCTGCGGACCCAGTACATGCTCATGAGTGTGCGTCTGGACATGGACGTGCGGAATATCTCCATGGTGATGGAGGAGATGAAGCTGGTGGACACCCACCACGGCCAGATTATTCAGAACTTCACCATCCTGAAAGGTATGGCTGGGGAAAAGggaatggtaacactttacttgacgggtgagttcataacacattcatagcagctgtcataaactgcacataaagcattcatgacaaAGTTTCAttagacatgactcaacattcataccaaacctttcatgaatgtggaagacagaacgacgacaacttgtcaaaataaaagtccaacaatcgcaaaacagcattgccgttttcgttccaaacctcttacctgatcacgtcacatctgagtctatgggctactccagtgccaaaacgacagaacatggtcaagcaaatcatGTCCAACCGtcccaggttacacaaatatgggtcagctgaatgtaggctagttcacctcccagtgttaaactcagtgattacgaatacttcacaacttgta
Protein-coding sequences here:
- the scara3 gene encoding scavenger receptor class A member 3 codes for the protein MKESYCGYENQLFKEEDLTGEEEEMPPFRGRTRGGCVKCQQTHSLQLAVKVLYGFLAFLIIAVAVLASLVFRKVDSLSEEETFYQKKITKVSQSIQDLGAANNCTECFNLAHFREEVGKLKKEFEDIQNLVLGHDQTLQQATQTQSTLSQSNNRMFRDLQSYAVTMKWINQSLTQYLHQVNGWQVVMNETDQGMKTLVQDQYDLKMTVQTVNTTVGLSAMWIDALQRKADEDTLVLQKMTTEWQNYSRILGSLKSNSSATMQSVRSVQSGISATHQRISLSSEMVHDLTLQVMNLQMQLDNVSSFIDEHEENMHDHQYHSRYYENRTSERFGTLEARMGAIEMEIDTISSSINATVSHVQSMYKYINIESSSCQTRLGSHTEDLQNLNNTVLLLLHLADTLRTQYMLMSVRLDMDVRNISMVMEEMKLVDTHHGQIIQNFTILKGAPGPPGPKGNRGDTGTKGSIGRIGNKGDTGPAGLPGALGPNGFPGPKGATGEPGPTGVKGNPGVKGAKGSLGQPGSRGDRGQKGDIGVIGKDGIPGPKGPPGIQGQAGLPGLHGIPGPRGKPGPVGPPGPPGTPGHPGLPATAS